GAAGAAAAAGAACTGCAAAAGAAAGAGGAAAACGAGACCGAAAACGTTACGGAGTCGGCAGGAAGCGCGGTTATGGCGAAACTTTTTGCCGAAACTCCGACCCCGCCGCAAATCGGCGACTTGGTGGAAGGCGCTGTTTTGGCCTTGGATAAGGCCCGAGTATATATTGACGTGGCGCCTTTTGGCACCGGAATAATTTACGGAAAAGAATACATAAACGCCAGAGACGTCATAAAGAAGATAAATGTAGGAGATACCATAGCGGCCAAGGTCGTGGATACGGACAACCCTGAAGGATACATAGAATTGTCTTTGCGGGAAGCCAGGCAGGCGATGATATGGAGCGAAGCGGAAGAAGCTATCAGGGAAAAGAAAATAATGGAACTTGCCGTAAAAGAAGCCAACAAAGGTGGCCTCATAATGGAATGGCAGGGTATTCAGGGATTTTTGCCCGCTTCACAGCTTAAGCCGGAACATTATCCGAGGGTAGCTGACGGAGACAAGGACAAAATTCACGAAGAGCTGAAAAAACTTGTAGGGGAGAGGATTTCCGTTGCCATCATAGGCGCTTCTCCAAAAGAAGGTAAACTTATCTTTTCAGAAAAAAGCCCTGAACAAAAAGATAAAGAAAAAATCATCGGTAAATATTCTATCGGCGACGAACTGGGTGGCGAAGTCACGGGCATGGTTGATTTTGGAGTGTTTGTAAAAATAGAAGAAGGTTTGGAAGGCCTTGTCCATATTTCGGAAATTGACTGGGCGCTTGTGGAAAATCCGAAGACCATGTTTAAGGTGGGCGAAAAGGTTAAAGTTAAAATAATTGAAATCAAGGAAGGAAAAATTTCTTTGTCCATTAAAGCTCTAAAGCCAAGTCCATGGCTTGAAGCGGCGAAAAAATACAAAAAAGAAGACGTCGTCAAAGGTATAATAATCAAATTCAATAAACATGGAGCTCTCGCGTCCATTGAAGAAGGAGTCGCCGGTCTGGTTCACATAAGCGAATTCGGCTCTGAAGAAAAACTTCGCCAAACCCTTGAGCTTGGCAAAACATACTCCTTTAAAATCACTCTTTTTGAACCGAAAGAGCAGAAGATGGCTCTTTCTTATGTTGAACAAAAATCGTAAGATACCGTTTCAAGCCCTGTTAGAAACTGCGTTTATAACGGGTGGTGAGAAATCTTGAATTACGAAATACGGCAGGCACCTCCCCCCCCACGAGGAAAGTCACAAAAAAGTGACCTGAGCCCAGGGCAAGCGCCCTTGGAGCGGTCACTTTTTTGGGAGCTTTCCGAGTGGGGGGCAGGTGTTTAGTAATTCACAATAAGGAAAGAGAAAACCTAACTCATCAAAGCAGATAAACTCTCTGTTATGCTATTTGTGCGATAGCATAACAGAGAACATGTGAATAGGAGAAAGTTGGATTAAAACCGAGTCACCGGCACTAATTAAATTCGCCCATCGCTTTTTCTCTGCCTTCCGCTATAACAACCTCTATCGCATCCACAACTTTTTTGATTGTCTTTTTTATAGTATCCGCTTCAGACGGCTTGAAATCTTTTACTATAAATTCGTCCACCACTTTTTCTGATGACGGTTTTTTAATTTTGCCGGAAGCCGTTACCGGCGAAATGCCTATCCTCACCCTGACAAAGTCCTTGGTTTTGAGCGCCTTTATAACCGATTCCACTCCCCTGTGCCCTCCGGAGCTTTTACCGAAAGAGATTTTAAATTTTCCAAGCGGAATATCCAAGTCATCATGAACAACAACTATTTTCTCCGCCGCTTTTTTATCTTTCACAAATGCCGAAACTGAAGAACCGGAACGATTCATAAATGTTTGGGGTTTTACAAGAGCCAGTTTCTTCTTGCCGACCGCCCCCAAAGCAATTTCGGCCTTCTTCTTTTTGTCCTGCTTCCATTCATCCGCGCCAAATTTTTTGGCAAAAGCGTCCACAGCCAAAAACCCCGCATTGTGTCGGGTCTTTTCATACTCTACGCCGGGATTACCTAAACCGAAAATGATGTAAGACATGGAACATGTAACTTGTAACATGGAACATGGCAAAAGTCCATGCACAAATCTGCGTCTTTCTTTTCAATTTAGATAAAATAAAAAAAATATTTTAAGATGTCCGGTGTTTCATAATTTTGTTCCATGTTCCATGTTACAAGTTACATGTTGCATGTTGTATGCTACATGCTACACCTTTCGCTATTGTGTCAAACTTATCTTTCCTTTACAATTAGGACAAGTAAAAAATGTCGCGCGAAATTTTATGAATCAAATAGAAAATTCACAAGAGGAAAATTTCAAAGACGAAATCAGCGCGGACAAAAAAACGGAACGAGGCATCACATTGAAAGATTTGGCCAAGTTCGTTCTACTTACTCTTATAATCGTAGTACCGATTCGGGTGTTTATAGCGCAACCGTTTCTTGTTTCCGGTTCTTCAATGGAGCCGACATTTGAAGACAAAGAGTACTTGATAGTGGACAAGCTTTCATACCGCGTGGAAAACCCCCAAAGAGGCGACGTTGTCATATTTCGCTTCCCTGGAGACACGGACAAGTTTCTTATAAAGCGCATTATCGGCCTGCCTGGCGAAACGGTTGAGGTTAGAAACGGAAAGACACATATAAAAAACGAGAGTTACCCGGACGGCTTTGTTTTAGGAGAACCCTATGCTTTATCCAATCTGCCTCTTATAACAATGACCGTTACCTTGAAAGACGACTATTACTTTGTCATGGGCGACAACAGAGAACAAAGCGCCGATTCAAGAATATGGGGACCGCTTAACCGTTCGTTTATTGTGGGCAGACCTTTTATTCGTCTTTACCCTTTTAACGAAATGGCGATGTTCCCCGGCCAAGCACACTATGAGTATTAGCAATTCGCGCTGTGTTTAAATCGTAATTCTTTAAAAATGTCCACCATCCAGACAAAAACAAGAGTAGAAGAGAGTAGGCACACTTATGGAGGCGATTTTTTGCGATACGGACACGACATCGCCCTTCACTATGGTTTTGAACCCATCGCTTCTCCGAAAATTTCAAGAGAGGACCACTTTTTGGTAAGAGACCCTAAAGACATTACAAAAACAAAAATAGCGCGAACTTTTCCGGAGGGAGACAACAGAAGACCTCGTTCTTTATTTCTGCCGGAAAGAAAAGCGGCCCTTTTACGCCATGTTCAAAACGGTCTAAACGGTAAATTTGAATTGCCTTTGATGGTGCATCATTTCACCGAACACTACCATAAAGAGAAGGGTCCAAGAACGTCTTTGCATTTGGACATCATAGGAACAAGCCAAAGCGTGGCCGAAGCGATTCTTATAAAAACTTCCATTGAGATTCTTAAAGAGGCGGGATACAAAAATTTAGGCATACACGTAAACAGCGTCGGGGACAGGGAGTCCATGAACAGATTCAGCCGAGAGCTTGGAATGTATTACAGACGCCAGCTCGGAGAACTTCCCGCCGCTTGCCGAGAACTTTGCAAGTCAGACGTCTTTTCCCTGCTTGAATGTCCCCACGACAAATGTTCCATAATCCGCGAAGACGCTCCGAGAGCTTTGAGTTTTTTGACGGAAAAAAGCCGTCAGCACTTTAAAGAAGTTTTGGAACATCTGGAAGTTTTTGACCTTCCGTACAAAATCTCAAATTATCTGGTAGGCAATCGCGCTCTCTCTTGCGAGGCCCTTTTTGAAATCAGGGAAATAACCGATTTAAGCGAAGAAATATTGGCTTTTGGCACAAGATACGACTATTTTTCAAGAAAACTCGGCCTTAAAAGAGAAATGCCCGGTGTAGGCATTGAAATATCTCTGCCCGGCGAGTGCGCGAAACACATTCGTAAACTGTCCCGACCAGTCAAACCTAAACTTTATTTTGTGCATTTGGGCTTTGAGGCCAAACTCCGTGGCTTGCCGGTTTTAGAAGAATTGAGACAATCCGATATTCAAATCACTCACGCCCTAATACAAGAAAAACTTTCCCCCCAGTTGGCTTTGGCGGAAAAATCCAAAGCCAGACACATCCTTATCATGGGACACAAAGAAGCTATGGAGGGCACTATAATAGTAAGAGACATGGCCAGTCGCGAACAAGATACCGTGCCGGTTGGTTCTTTGGTTTCTTATCTTAGACAAGTAATGTGATTTGCGCGTTCTCATAAGCCGTGCTATATTAACAATAATCATGCCGATAAACGTAGAAGTGGCGAAAAACGCCAACGAAAATAATACAGCGGTTTTACGACGTTTTACCAGAAAAGTCCAGGCCTCTGGAGTTCTTTCGCGCATGCGCTCGGAAAGATACCAAAGCCGTCCTTTTTCTAAATTCACAAGAAAAAAGAGAGCTTTGAAATCAATCAACCGAAGAGCCGAGATTCAAAAACTTATCAAACTTGGAAAGATGACCGAGAGAAAGAAAAGATAGTAAAACACGATGAGCGAAGGAAAATTCTCCATTGTTTACACCACAAAAGGCAGTCCCGAGAGTACGCGGGGACTGCCTTTTGACCTTATAAAGAAGACCATCCTCGGGAAAAACTACGAACTGAGCATTGTTTTCTGCGGGCCGAAACGTTCCAGATTTCTTAACAAAAAATTCCGCGGTCAGGACAAACCGACCGACATTTTGAGTTTCCCTCTTTCTAAAGGGAGCGGAGAAATTTTCATTGACATTTCTTCGGCCGAAAAAGAGGCGCGTAAATTCAATCGTCCGCTCCGTAATTTTCTTCTTTTCCTGTTTATACACGGAGCTGTCCATTTGAAAGGATTCAAACATGGTAGTAAAATGGAGCAAGAAGAAATAATTTTCAGGCGTAAATTCAAAATCTAATTTCTTCCTTGCACTCGTCGCTTATAACCGACGCCGAACGTCCATGAAAAACATTCATGAATGTCGTTTGTTCGGTTGCAAGTTATTGAACCGTTTACTATGTCCAGATCCATTTCAACCGGCATTGATGTCGGCACATCACAAATCAAAGTGGTTATCGCGCGCAAAAGCGCCGAAAGAGAAATGCCCCGAATTATCGGGACAGGTTTTGCCGAGTCAAAAGGACTTCGTCATGGCTATGTTTTAAACCAAGGCGATGTTATAAAAAGTTTGCATCAGGCGGTAAATCAAGCCGAATTGGCCGCAAAAATAAAAATTAAAAAAACCATCATCTCAATAGGCGGTATAGGACTTTCCGCCGCCACGTCAACCGGCTCCACTATAATATCCAGAGCCGACACTGAAATTACTGAACGCGATATTGAAAACGTTTTAGCCGCCAGTTTAAAAAACTTGCCGCAAAACGTATCCCAAAACCGAACAATAATCCACTCCATTCCCATAAACTACAAAATAGACGGCAAGCCCGTTTTGGGAAAACCTTTGGGGCTCAAGGGCGGAAAATTGGAAGTCAAAACTCTTTTTGTCGGCTGTTTGGAACATCACTTGCGCGACCTCATAGAAGCGGTGGAAGGAGCGGGCATTATAGTGGAAGACGAAGTGGTAGCCGCTCCATTGGCCGCCAGCGTAGTAACATTGACCAAGCCCCAAAAAGTAGCCGGATGTGTTCTCGCAAATATCGGTTCCGAAACGGTCTCTATCGTGGTTTACGAAAACGGAATTCCCGTCTCTCTGGAGGTCTTTCCTATCGGTTCCAACGACATAACAAACGACATAGCGCTCGGACTTAAGATACCGCTTGAAGAAGCGGAGGAAGCGAAAAGAGGACTTTTGGTCGGCGCCGAATACCCAAAGAGAAAACTTGATGAAATAATTTCCGCCCGCCTTTCCGACATCTTTGAACTCATAGAAGCCCATTTGAAAAAAATAGGCCGAAGCGGACTTTTGCCTGCCGGTATAATACTGACAGGAGGAGGCGCGGGCATAGACATGATAGAAGACATGGCCAAGACATCTTTGCGTCTTCCCTCACGTACTGCCCAAATGCAGATGGGAGACAAAAGCAGGTTGTCCATAAAAGACGCTTCTTGGTCCGTAAGTTACGGACTGGCTATAATAGGACTGACATCCGATTCAGAATCCCCCTCTCCTTTCGCCTTGGCCGCTCGCCAAGTCAAAACTCGCGCCGCGAAATGGATAAAACAATTTTTTCCATAGATATTTTAAGCCGATAACTTGATAATGATTGGATAGATGAGTCAACCTTTCACTTTTCGTTCTTTCTGATATCATACCCTTTAAACAGACACGGTCTTCAAATGCCGTATTTTGGCATTTGAATTGCATTTTTCAATTGTTTTATTGACTTCGGCTTTACACTTTACATTTTAGACCTTAAAATAAATTTATGCCCAAAA
This genomic stretch from bacterium harbors:
- a CDS encoding S1 RNA-binding domain-containing protein: MNTSVLGEEKELQKKEENETENVTESAGSAVMAKLFAETPTPPQIGDLVEGAVLALDKARVYIDVAPFGTGIIYGKEYINARDVIKKINVGDTIAAKVVDTDNPEGYIELSLREARQAMIWSEAEEAIREKKIMELAVKEANKGGLIMEWQGIQGFLPASQLKPEHYPRVADGDKDKIHEELKKLVGERISVAIIGASPKEGKLIFSEKSPEQKDKEKIIGKYSIGDELGGEVTGMVDFGVFVKIEEGLEGLVHISEIDWALVENPKTMFKVGEKVKVKIIEIKEGKISLSIKALKPSPWLEAAKKYKKEDVVKGIIIKFNKHGALASIEEGVAGLVHISEFGSEEKLRQTLELGKTYSFKITLFEPKEQKMALSYVEQKS
- the pth gene encoding aminoacyl-tRNA hydrolase → MSYIIFGLGNPGVEYEKTRHNAGFLAVDAFAKKFGADEWKQDKKKKAEIALGAVGKKKLALVKPQTFMNRSGSSVSAFVKDKKAAEKIVVVHDDLDIPLGKFKISFGKSSGGHRGVESVIKALKTKDFVRVRIGISPVTASGKIKKPSSEKVVDEFIVKDFKPSEADTIKKTIKKVVDAIEVVIAEGREKAMGEFN
- the lepB gene encoding signal peptidase I, producing the protein MNQIENSQEENFKDEISADKKTERGITLKDLAKFVLLTLIIVVPIRVFIAQPFLVSGSSMEPTFEDKEYLIVDKLSYRVENPQRGDVVIFRFPGDTDKFLIKRIIGLPGETVEVRNGKTHIKNESYPDGFVLGEPYALSNLPLITMTVTLKDDYYFVMGDNREQSADSRIWGPLNRSFIVGRPFIRLYPFNEMAMFPGQAHYEY
- a CDS encoding His/Gly/Thr/Pro-type tRNA ligase C-terminal domain-containing protein; this translates as MSTIQTKTRVEESRHTYGGDFLRYGHDIALHYGFEPIASPKISREDHFLVRDPKDITKTKIARTFPEGDNRRPRSLFLPERKAALLRHVQNGLNGKFELPLMVHHFTEHYHKEKGPRTSLHLDIIGTSQSVAEAILIKTSIEILKEAGYKNLGIHVNSVGDRESMNRFSRELGMYYRRQLGELPAACRELCKSDVFSLLECPHDKCSIIREDAPRALSFLTEKSRQHFKEVLEHLEVFDLPYKISNYLVGNRALSCEALFEIREITDLSEEILAFGTRYDYFSRKLGLKREMPGVGIEISLPGECAKHIRKLSRPVKPKLYFVHLGFEAKLRGLPVLEELRQSDIQITHALIQEKLSPQLALAEKSKARHILIMGHKEAMEGTIIVRDMASREQDTVPVGSLVSYLRQVM
- a CDS encoding 30S ribosomal protein S21; amino-acid sequence: MPINVEVAKNANENNTAVLRRFTRKVQASGVLSRMRSERYQSRPFSKFTRKKRALKSINRRAEIQKLIKLGKMTERKKR
- the ybeY gene encoding rRNA maturation RNase YbeY, which produces MSEGKFSIVYTTKGSPESTRGLPFDLIKKTILGKNYELSIVFCGPKRSRFLNKKFRGQDKPTDILSFPLSKGSGEIFIDISSAEKEARKFNRPLRNFLLFLFIHGAVHLKGFKHGSKMEQEEIIFRRKFKI
- the ftsA gene encoding cell division protein FtsA → MSRSISTGIDVGTSQIKVVIARKSAEREMPRIIGTGFAESKGLRHGYVLNQGDVIKSLHQAVNQAELAAKIKIKKTIISIGGIGLSAATSTGSTIISRADTEITERDIENVLAASLKNLPQNVSQNRTIIHSIPINYKIDGKPVLGKPLGLKGGKLEVKTLFVGCLEHHLRDLIEAVEGAGIIVEDEVVAAPLAASVVTLTKPQKVAGCVLANIGSETVSIVVYENGIPVSLEVFPIGSNDITNDIALGLKIPLEEAEEAKRGLLVGAEYPKRKLDEIISARLSDIFELIEAHLKKIGRSGLLPAGIILTGGGAGIDMIEDMAKTSLRLPSRTAQMQMGDKSRLSIKDASWSVSYGLAIIGLTSDSESPSPFALAARQVKTRAAKWIKQFFP